The sequence GAGCACGCCGAGAAGCTCGACATCGTGAAGCTCAACGTCGACGAGAACCCCAACCTCGCGATGAAGTACCAGATCACCGCGATCCCGGCGTTCAAGGTCTTCCAGGCCGGCGAGGTCGTGAAGACCGTCGTCGGCGCGAAGCCGAAGCCCGCCCTCGAGGCCGACCTCGCCGCCTACATCGCGTAGTCGGCCGCCCCGCTTCGACCTCGAAACGACTCGTCCGGCACCAGCCGGGCGGGTCGTTTCGCATTCGACGTGGTCGCGTCCAGCATTCAGGGTGGAGGGTTGGGTCCGCGCGCGACGCAACAGTCCGAGCACCGGGTCCTCACGGACGATGGCACACCTCGAGGCATCCGTCATCCGCCGAAGGCGTCCCTCTGCTGTGACTAGCATGAGAACTCGAGACAGAACGGATGTGATGTGACCACTGACGGCGTCCCGCAGCGGACCGGCAACAATCTCGACCCTTGGTATGCGAACTACGCCGAGCGAGCCGCCGGCTTCGCCGCATCCGAGGTCCGAGCTCTGTTCGCCGTCGCGTCGCGACCCGAAGTGGTCTCGCTCGCCGGCGGCATGCCGTATGTCTCCGCGCTCCCGCAAGAGCTCGTGATGTCGTCCATGGAGCGCGTCATGCGCGAGCAAGGGCCGATGGCGCTGCAGTACGGCGGGGGAGCGGGGGTCCCGGCGCTGCGCGCGCACATCCTCGACGTCATGCGGCTCGAGGGCATTCGCGGCGCGTCGGTCGACGACGTCGTGACCTCGACGGGATCGCAGCAGGCGCTCGACTTCGTCGCGAAGCTCTTCCTCGACCCCGGTGACGTCGTGCTCGCCGAGGCGCCGTCGTATGTGGGCGCGATGGGCGTGTTCCGGTCGTATCAGGCATCCGTCGTGCACGTCGCGATGGACGACGATGGGCTCATCCCCGAAGCCCTGCGGCAGACGATCGCGCACCTGCGCGGCCAAGGCCGCCGAATCAAGTTCCTCTATACGATCCCGAACTTTCACAACCCGGCCGGAGTCACCCTCTCGGCTGCGCGACGGCCGGAGATCCTCGAGATCTGCCGCCAGAACGAGATCCTCGTGCTCGAGGACAATCCGTACGGCCTGCTGCACTTCGACGAGCCCGCACCCGATGCGCTGCGAGCGCTCGACCCCGAGGGTGTCATCTACCTGGGCTCGTTCTCGAAGACGCTCGCGCCGGGCTTCCGCGTCGGCTGGGCGCTCGCGCCACATGCCATTCGCGAGAAGCTGATCCTCGCCGCGGAGTCGGCGATCCTGTCGCCCTCCTCCTTCAGCCAGCTCGTCGTGTCGGAGTACCTGTCGACCGCGGACTGGCGCGGGCAGATCGACACGTTCCGCGGCGTCTATCGCGAGCGCAAGGACGCCATGATCGAGTCGCTCCGCGAGTACCTGCCGCAGCTGTCCTGGACGAACCCGAACGGCGGATTCTACGTCTGGGTCACGCTGCCCGACGTGCTCGACTCGAAGCAGATGCTCCCCCGCGCGGTGCGCGAGCTCGTGGCGTACACGCCGGGCACCGCGTTCTTCGCGGACGGCCGCGGGAGGCATGCGATGCGGCTCTCGTTCTGCTACCCGACGCCCGAAGCGATCCGGCTCGGCGTGCGTCGACTCGCGACCGTCGTGAACGGCGAGCTCGACCTGCTCGACACGTTCGCCGGCACCGGCCCATTGCAGCTGCCCGACACACCAGGCATCGAGCCCGCACCACCCTCGGATCTCAAGTGATCCGGGTCGCCCACCCATCGAAGCCGGAACGAGCGGAGAACCCCCGATCATGAATCACGCTGAGCAGGTGGATGAGCACGCGGCCGGGTCGGTCAGGACAGCCACGGATGCCTCGGTCGCTGAAGCCGTTTCACGTGAAACCGCCGCGGGCGCACTCGATGTCGTCGTCCTCGCCGGAGGCATCTCGCATGAGCGCGATGTGTCACTGCGGTCCGGACGGCGCGTCGTCGATGCCCTGACCAAGGCCGGCCATCGCGCGACGCTGCTGGACCCCGACGCGAGCCTCCTGCCGTATCTCGCCGAGCATCGCCCCGACGTGCTCTTTCCCGCGTTGCACGGGTCCAGCGGCGAAGACGGCTCGCTCGCGGACCTCCTCGCGGGGCTTCGGGTTCCCACGGTGGGTTCACCCGGTGCCTCGGCCCGCCGGGCCTGGTCCAAGCCGGTCGCCAGCTCCTTGATGCGTGACGCCGGTCTCGCGGTCCCGGACTCGATCGTGCTCTCCCACGAGTCGTTCCGCGAACTCGGCGCGTCGAGCGTGCTGCGCGTGGTGCGGGCGGCCCTCCCCGGCGACCTCGTGGTGAAGCCCGCCTCCGGCGGCTCGGCGCAGGGCGTGACGATCGTCGATGCTCCTGACGAGCTGCCCCGTGCGATGGTCGACGCGTTCACGTATGCCGAGGTCGCGG is a genomic window of Agromyces protaetiae containing:
- the trxA gene encoding thioredoxin; protein product: MTARAVTEATFEQEVLKNDKPVVVDFWAEWCGPCRAVSPILDQIATEHAEKLDIVKLNVDENPNLAMKYQITAIPAFKVFQAGEVVKTVVGAKPKPALEADLAAYIA
- a CDS encoding aminotransferase-like domain-containing protein yields the protein MTTDGVPQRTGNNLDPWYANYAERAAGFAASEVRALFAVASRPEVVSLAGGMPYVSALPQELVMSSMERVMREQGPMALQYGGGAGVPALRAHILDVMRLEGIRGASVDDVVTSTGSQQALDFVAKLFLDPGDVVLAEAPSYVGAMGVFRSYQASVVHVAMDDDGLIPEALRQTIAHLRGQGRRIKFLYTIPNFHNPAGVTLSAARRPEILEICRQNEILVLEDNPYGLLHFDEPAPDALRALDPEGVIYLGSFSKTLAPGFRVGWALAPHAIREKLILAAESAILSPSSFSQLVVSEYLSTADWRGQIDTFRGVYRERKDAMIESLREYLPQLSWTNPNGGFYVWVTLPDVLDSKQMLPRAVRELVAYTPGTAFFADGRGRHAMRLSFCYPTPEAIRLGVRRLATVVNGELDLLDTFAGTGPLQLPDTPGIEPAPPSDLK
- a CDS encoding D-alanine--D-alanine ligase family protein; this translates as MNHAEQVDEHAAGSVRTATDASVAEAVSRETAAGALDVVVLAGGISHERDVSLRSGRRVVDALTKAGHRATLLDPDASLLPYLAEHRPDVLFPALHGSSGEDGSLADLLAGLRVPTVGSPGASARRAWSKPVASSLMRDAGLAVPDSIVLSHESFRELGASSVLRVVRAALPGDLVVKPASGGSAQGVTIVDAPDELPRAMVDAFTYAEVAVVERRVFGTEVAVAVVDTGEGPAALPPVEIVPTNGVYSFQARYNAGETTFFSPARLDADVAAAVADAAVQAHRTLGLRDLSRVDFIVDESGTPWFLEANVVPGLTETSLVPLAIEASGAEASAVYDALVRQAAARR